A DNA window from Candidatus Poribacteria bacterium contains the following coding sequences:
- a CDS encoding glutathione peroxidase, whose product MSPKSIHGFAMKNIDGKKIELSDFDGDVLLVVNTASKCGYTPQYADLEAVYEKYREKGFKVLAFPANEFGAQEPGTNDEIKAFCTTNYDVKFPLFSKIVVKGEGIHPLYQYLTDEEAHPKTGGEIKWNFTKFLVGKDGKVLARFEPKVKPTDEEVTKALEDALAVKYEKKAKATATP is encoded by the coding sequence ATGTCGCCGAAGTCGATTCACGGTTTCGCGATGAAGAACATCGACGGCAAGAAGATTGAGCTGTCGGACTTCGACGGCGACGTTCTTCTCGTCGTCAACACGGCGTCCAAGTGCGGCTACACGCCTCAGTACGCCGACCTGGAAGCTGTCTACGAGAAGTACCGTGAGAAGGGCTTCAAGGTTCTCGCGTTCCCGGCGAACGAGTTCGGCGCGCAGGAGCCCGGGACGAACGACGAGATCAAGGCGTTCTGCACGACCAACTACGACGTGAAGTTCCCGCTCTTCTCCAAGATCGTCGTCAAGGGAGAGGGGATTCACCCGCTGTATCAGTACCTGACCGATGAAGAGGCGCATCCCAAGACCGGCGGCGAGATCAAGTGGAACTTCACGAAGTTCCTCGTCGGCAAGGATGGCAAGGTTCTCGCGCGGTTCGAGCCGAAGGTCAAGCCGACCGACGAGGAAGTGACCAAGGCGCTCGAAGACGCGCTCGCCGTGAAGTACGAGAAGAAAGCAAAGGCGACCGCTACGCCGTAA
- a CDS encoding alanine--glyoxylate aminotransferase family protein: MSTETYSELDPSARLLMGPGPSMVHPRVLKAMSTPLLGHLDPEFLRLMNETMDLLRRTFGTANELTIPISATGSAGMEAALCNIIEPGDQVVICVNGVFGERMSDIVGRCGGVLTRVDAPWGRAFEPEQIEAALRSVPKPKAVAIVHAETSTGVLQPLADIAKIVRNHGALFVVDTVTSLGGAPIEADATGIDVSYSGTQKCLSCPPGLSPITFGPRAMEVINGRKSKVQSWYLDMTMVSKYWGSERLYHHTAPISMVYALREALRIVHEEGLAARYERHRLHAAALGAGLEAMGLKLAAQDDCRAPMLTLTALPDGADDAAVRRRLLLEHGVEIGGGLGVFKGKMWRIGLMGETARRSSVLTCLDALGASLGAEGCSVDAQAGLAAAQEVYASASGAE; encoded by the coding sequence ATGTCAACCGAGACGTACTCCGAGCTCGACCCGTCTGCGCGTTTGCTGATGGGTCCGGGGCCCAGCATGGTCCATCCGCGCGTTCTCAAGGCGATGTCCACGCCGCTCTTGGGTCATCTCGACCCAGAGTTCCTTCGCCTGATGAACGAGACGATGGACCTCCTTCGCCGGACGTTCGGCACGGCGAACGAGCTGACGATCCCTATCTCGGCGACGGGCAGCGCGGGCATGGAGGCGGCTCTCTGCAACATCATCGAGCCGGGCGATCAGGTCGTCATCTGCGTCAACGGCGTCTTCGGCGAGCGGATGAGCGACATCGTCGGGCGATGCGGCGGCGTGCTGACGCGCGTCGATGCGCCTTGGGGCAGAGCCTTCGAGCCGGAGCAGATCGAAGCCGCCTTGCGGTCAGTCCCGAAGCCCAAGGCGGTCGCCATCGTCCACGCGGAGACCTCGACGGGCGTTCTCCAGCCGCTGGCTGACATCGCGAAGATCGTGCGGAACCACGGCGCGCTGTTCGTGGTCGATACCGTCACGTCATTGGGCGGAGCCCCGATCGAGGCGGACGCGACCGGCATCGACGTGTCCTACAGCGGGACGCAGAAGTGCCTGAGCTGCCCGCCGGGTCTATCGCCGATCACGTTCGGTCCTCGCGCGATGGAGGTCATCAACGGTCGGAAGTCGAAGGTGCAGTCGTGGTACCTCGACATGACGATGGTCTCGAAGTATTGGGGTTCGGAGCGTCTCTATCACCACACGGCTCCGATCAGCATGGTCTACGCGCTGCGGGAGGCGCTACGGATCGTTCACGAGGAAGGGCTGGCGGCGCGCTATGAACGCCATCGACTCCACGCTGCCGCACTGGGAGCCGGGCTCGAAGCGATGGGCTTGAAGCTCGCCGCGCAGGACGACTGCCGGGCTCCGATGCTCACGCTGACGGCTCTACCCGATGGCGCCGACGATGCCGCCGTGCGCCGTCGCCTCTTGCTGGAACACGGCGTCGAGATCGGCGGCGGGCTGGGCGTGTTCAAGGGCAAGATGTGGCGCATCGGTCTGATGGGCGAGACGGCTCGCCGTTCGAGCGTCCTGACCTGCTTGGACGCTCTCGGCGCGTCGCTGGGAGCCGAGGGATGTTCGGTGGACGCGCAGGCTGGGCTGGCGGCGGCTCAGGAGGTCTACGCATCTGCCTCAGGGGCTGAGTAG